The following DNA comes from candidate division WOR-3 bacterium.
ATTTTGTTCTTATCGGATCTGATAGAACCATAAAGGAATTTAAAAAAAATATTGATAAGTCAAAAAAAATTATAGAATATGGAAGTAAGACAAGTGTTTCAATTATTACGGATAAAGTAAAAATAAAAGAATTTATAAAGGATATTACTTATTTTTCCCATTCAGGTTGTTTATCTCCAACAATTATTTTTGTTCATAAAAATATTTTTAATGAATTTTTGGAAAAATTAAAAAAAGAACTTTTAAAAATAAAAGGTTTATTCAGTGAAAGGGAAAAATTATTCAATTTTTACATTCATCTTTCTGAAGAAGAAAAAATAGAAAAAATAGGAGAATTTTATATAAAATTGAATCCTGAAAATATTTTCATATCAAAAGGTTTTATAAATATCTTTGAATTTTCAGACTTTGAAAATTTAGTTAAAAAAATTAAAAATATTGAAAATTTTATACAGGGAATGAGCATTCATCCTTTTAAAAAAGAAATTTTAAAAATCCTAAAAGAAAACTTCAAAAATGTTTATATTAAAAAAATAGGAAAACTTCAAATTATAGATGAAAACTTCTTTGCTGATGGAATAAAACCTTTAAGTTTATTATTTGATTAAAATAAACTTTTTAAAAATTTTTGTTCCTCCTGCTTCAAGTAAAAGAAAATAATTTCCAGTTGATTTAAATCTTCCTGAAGAACTTTTGCCTGTCCATAAAACCTTATACTCACCTGGTTCAAAAACATCACGCACAAGGTTTCTAACATTTCTCCCTGTTCCATCAAAAATTTTTATATTTACATCTGATTTCTTATTTATTTTAAAATTAAAAAGAACATTTCCCTTATCATTAAAAACATATATATTTTCAAGAAGCTTTTTTCCCTTTATAACAGGACCACTTATGATTTTACATAGAATCTCCTTTTCTGGGTTATAAACAATGGAATCAGGAACATACAAAGTTTGAATTTTATAAATTTCAAAGGTATCATCAATCCATAAATCTTTAAAATAAGCTTCATTATCATTATAAAGAGCGACTTTAAAAGGCAAAATATAAGGTGGAAATTTCTGTCTTATTCTTATTTCGTTTAAATAAAGATTTGCACCAATGGGATAAGTTGTATCATAAATTTTAAAACGCGGGTAATCACTTCTTGTTAGCCATTCTTCAAAGAAAAAGAAAAGTGAATTTCCGTAATATTTTTCACAGGCACTCTGAAAATCAGAAATTGTAACATTACCATAAGCATTAAGAGTTAAGTAATCTTTAATAGCATTAAAGAAATTATTGTCACCAATTAACTTTCTTAACATATGTAAAACATAAGCTCCCTTTTTATAAATAATTTGAAGAAACCTTTGACTGTTAAAATATGTATCCCTCGGATCAAAAATAGGATAAAGCTCATTTGAATCAACACTGAAAAATAAATTTTTAAATTCATCAAGAATTTTTATAGCCTTTTCTCTCCCATGTTTATACTCTGCCCATAAAACTTCCATATAAGAGGCAAAACCTTCATTCAACCATATTTCCTTCCAGTCAGAGGGTGTAACAAGATCTCCAAACCATTGATGGGCAAGTTCGTGAACAAAACCATATTCAAATTTATAAATGTTACCTGTATCACTCCACCATCCAGGATTTACAAAGGTAATTGTTTGATTCTCCATTCCTCCAGGAAAATCAAAAATTGAAACTACTCCATATTTGGAAAAAGGGTATTTGAGAAATTTTTTTGAAAAGAAATCTATTGTTTCTCTATGAAAAGGTTTTAAACGTTCAGCCACAATTCTATTATTTTCGTCTACCGCATAATAAAAAAGGGGTTTATCCTGATAGTAATCATAAAGAATTTGATATTTATGGTAAATAGAAAAGGCAATGAGGTATGTTGCTATATTGTGGGATTCATAGAAAACAAAGACAGTAGAATCATGTTG
Coding sequences within:
- a CDS encoding aldehyde dehydrogenase family protein; protein product: MIRQKEIEFLLEKYSNTLSSFWKREREFIKKNIEKKGKSFKYFEEPLYNMFSIFSNKNKLLKKIKKDLLFSKLKKIKKKKSFLLTPGNIPLLEIQYLYFLILVSEEILWRPSRNFMELSNKLLDYLKKNNFKNIKIVNEDLENLKEKIKDFDYFVLIGSDRTIKEFKKNIDKSKKIIEYGSKTSVSIITDKVKIKEFIKDITYFSHSGCLSPTIIFVHKNIFNEFLEKLKKELLKIKGLFSEREKLFNFYIHLSEEEKIEKIGEFYIKLNPENIFISKGFINIFEFSDFENLVKKIKNIENFIQGMSIHPFKKEILKILKENFKNVYIKKIGKLQIIDENFFADGIKPLSLLFD
- a CDS encoding M1 family aminopeptidase, producing the protein MSLIFFFIVSLSFVRPYPFQRSSPGYDVLHYNINLKIRPETRNLSGYVEFIVVVTENSLNSIKFEADDIFIDSVRIMNRKILSFFYPDSDLVEFVLPYRIFKGETLSFKVYFYKFYPGNFPVDKMRGVFFHSNSMVFTFSEPQDTRRIFPCWDEPYDKATLKIKFNVPYGYEAISNGLLMQKSEYPQHDSTVFVFYESHNIATYLIAFSIYHKYQILYDYYQDKPLFYYAVDENNRIVAERLKPFHRETIDFFSKKFLKYPFSKYGVVSIFDFPGGMENQTITFVNPGWWSDTGNIYKFEYGFVHELAHQWFGDLVTPSDWKEIWLNEGFASYMEVLWAEYKHGREKAIKILDEFKNLFFSVDSNELYPIFDPRDTYFNSQRFLQIIYKKGAYVLHMLRKLIGDNNFFNAIKDYLTLNAYGNVTISDFQSACEKYYGNSLFFFFEEWLTRSDYPRFKIYDTTYPIGANLYLNEIRIRQKFPPYILPFKVALYNDNEAYFKDLWIDDTFEIYKIQTLYVPDSIVYNPEKEILCKIISGPVIKGKKLLENIYVFNDKGNVLFNFKINKKSDVNIKIFDGTGRNVRNLVRDVFEPGEYKVLWTGKSSSGRFKSTGNYFLLLEAGGTKIFKKFILIK